A part of Aegilops tauschii subsp. strangulata cultivar AL8/78 chromosome 2, Aet v6.0, whole genome shotgun sequence genomic DNA contains:
- the LOC109770201 gene encoding uncharacterized protein codes for MDAMSCLAPPPAAASFLSSSSSLGPAYYTDAALARALNFSAMPEYEYDYSPAASSPSNSASASALSSSSLLADFPCSAGDGSSWFASTVAPATGSLACDSVLVASDAAPRPPCTPVGASAAANKRRAGLGPNAAGAGRAGKRRARASKRAPTTYISTDPANFRLMVQHVTGVQAEPGTDDGSVLHASFDASSAAALLECHPFDGAPRMPADVDAAELHRHHQQQQQPCYPTLDSWSVMYESSQLL; via the coding sequence ATGGACGCCATGTCGTGCCTGGCaccgccgccggcggcggcgtcgtTCCTCTCGTCCTCCTCATCGCTCGGCCCGGCCTACTACACCGACGCCGCCCTCGCGCGCGCGCTCAACTTCTCCGCCATGCCCGAGTACGAGTACGACTACTCGCCGGCCGCATCCTCACCCTCcaactccgcctccgcctccgcgctCTCCTCGTCGTCGCTCCTCGCGGACTTCCCCTGCAGCGCGGGCGATGGCAGCAGCTGGTTCGCCTCCACGGTCGCGCCGGCGACGGGGTCACTCGCGTGTGACTCCGTGCTGGTCGCGTCAGACGCGGCGCCGCGGCCGCCATGCACCCCCGTGGGCGCCAGCGCCGCGGCGAACAAGAGGCGGGCGGGCCTGGGGCCGAACGCGGCGGGCGCGGGGCGCGCCGGGAAGCGGCGTGCGCGGGCGTCGAAGCGCGCCCCGACCACGTACATCAGCACCGACCCGGCCAACTTCCGGCTCATGGTGCAGCACGTCACCGGCGTCCAGGCCGAGCCGGGCACCGACGACGGCAGCGTCCTGCACGCCTCGTTCGACGCGTCCTCCGCCGCGGCGCTGCTGGAATGCCACCCGTTCGACGGCGCGCCGCGGATGCCGGCTGACGTGGACGCGGcggagctccatcgccaccaccaacagcagcagcagccgtgCTACCCGACGCTGGACTCGTGGAGCGTCATGTACGAGAGCAGCCAGCTGCTGTAG